Proteins from one Triplophysa dalaica isolate WHDGS20190420 chromosome 6, ASM1584641v1, whole genome shotgun sequence genomic window:
- the cldn10e gene encoding claudin-10, whose translation MKVRGLQIWGLLLTLLGWIFVACSMAMEGWKVTSVGGQAGSSIITVGWYWSSLWRACYTDSAATSNCYDFPVLWAVEDYLQIVRALLMSGMAVGVLGFILSFAGMECTYIGGKDNEKNRSMFTGSFCHVFSGLLSACGYSVYAHYISAEFFNPRFGGLQFDLGTPLFLGWAGCAFQITGGFFFLVSVWKIRSQTYSRSLTSIVPAVEGKASRYSHTNLSIISELSSRSGVSSISELSSQSGPSAVSHISPVNTRVSRTRRPSRSRRKSRSSVKTEVHRPVRSSTSSRLSRSDLNRRKLSTPSRTTTHFFVRNSYL comes from the exons ATGAAGGTTCGAGGTCTGCAGATCTGGGGCTTGCTGTTGACGTTACTGGGCTGGATTTTCGTGGCTTGCTCCATGGCCATGGAGGGCTGGAAGGTCACGTCTGTCGGAGGGCAGGCTGGGAGTTCTATCATCACGGTGGGCTGGTACTGGTCCAGTCTGTGGAGGGCATGCTACACCGACTCCGCCGCCACATCCAACTGCTACGACTTTCCTGTGCTTTGGGCTGTAGAAG ATTACCTCCAGATTGTAAGAGCTCTGCTGATGTCTGGCATGGCTGTCGGAGTGCTGGGGTTCATCCTGAGCTTTGCCGGAATGGAGTGCACTTACATTGGAGGCAAAGACAACGAGAAGAACCGATCCATGTTCACGGGAAGCTTCTGTCACGTCTTTAGTG GTTTGCTCTCTGCATGTGGATATTCAGTATACGCTCATTACATCTCTGCTGAGTTTTTCAACCCCAGATTTGGCGGATTGCA ATTTGACTTGGGAACTCCGTTGTTTCTCGGGTGGGCTGGATGTGCTTTTCAGATCACTGGtggattttttttcctggtttcAGTGTGGAAGATCAGGTCTCAGACATACAGCAG GTCACTAACGTCTATCGTTCCTGCAGTGGAGGGTAAAGCCTCACGCTACTCTCACACAAACCTTTCCATAATCTCTGAACTTTCCTCAAGATCTGGCGTATCATCAATATCTGAGCTCTCCTCTCAGTCTGGGCCATCAGCTGTGTCTCACATTTCACCTGTGAACACACGTGTCTCCAGAACCCGGCGTCCTTCCAGATCCAGACGCAAATCAAGGAGCTCTGTCAAAACTGAGGTTCATCGGCCGGTGCGATCGTCCACGTCCTCAAGGTTAAGCAGATCGGATTTAAACAGAAGGAAATTATCCACTCCATCCAGAACTACCACACATTTCTTTGTCAGGAACTCGTACCTCTGA